Proteins encoded in a region of the Raphanus sativus cultivar WK10039 chromosome 8, ASM80110v3, whole genome shotgun sequence genome:
- the LOC108833637 gene encoding scarecrow-like protein 13 codes for MQTSQKHHTAAGLHMLYPQPHCSPQFQMIDNNNNNGSSKESFFTLESSGPLPSYDSPSVSITSARTPFSPHSCISDPHPSPENVYGSPLSAASSYVYDEAGIKSKIRELEDSLLSGDPKVEEYSGFSPAAGKSWNWDELLALTPQLDLKEVLMEGARAVADGDFATACGFIDVLEQMVSVSGTPVQRLGAYMAEGLRARLEGSGGNIYRALKCNEPTGRELMSYMGVLYEICPYWKFAYTASNAAILEATAGDSKIHVIDFQIAQGSQYMFLIHELAKRPGGAPLLRVTGVDDSQSRYARGGGLGLVGEKLAKMAESCGVPFEFRDAVMSGCKVHREHLGVEPGFAVVVNFPYVLHHMPDESVSVENHRDRLLHLIKSLGPPRLVTLVEQESNTNTSPFLSRFAETLDYYTAMFESIDAARPRDDKQRISAEQQCVARDIVNMIACEERERVERHEVLGKWRVRMMMAGFVGWPVSRSAAFAASEMLKGYDKNYKLGGSEGALYLFWKRRPMATCSAWKPNPNQIV; via the coding sequence ATGCAAACATCTCAGAAACATCACACTGCAGCTGGACTTCACATGCTGTATCCTCAACCACACTGTTCACCTCAGTTTCAAATGatagacaacaacaacaacaatggctCATCCAAAGAAAGCTTCTTCACCCTCGAATCATCCGGTCCTCTTCCTTCCTATGACTCCCCTTCCGTGAGCATCACATCTGCCCGGACTCCGTTCTCTCCTCACTCATGCATCTCTGATCCACATCCTTCCCCTGAAAACGTCTACGGATCTCCCTTGAGCGCAGCATCTTCCTACGTCTACGACGAAGCCGGGATCAAGAGCAAGATCCGTGAGCTTGAGGACTCCCTGCTCAGCGGTGACCCCAAAGTCGAAGAATACTCAGGCTTCAGCCCAGCTGCTGGGAAGTCATGGAACTGGGATGAGCTCTTGGCCTTGACTCCACAGCTGGACTTGAAAGAAGTGCTAATGGAGGGGGCCCGGGCGGTCGCCGACGGGGACTTCGCCACGGCCTGTGGCTTCATCGACGTCCTGGAACAGATGGTGTCGGTCTCAGGCACTCCGGTCCAACGGCTAGGTGCTTACATGGCGGAAGGGCTTAGAGCGAGGCTGGAAGGCTCTGGAGGGAATATCTACAGAGCCTTGAAGTGCAATGAACCAACGGGAAGGGAGCTCATGTCTTACATGGGAGTTCTCTACGAGATCTGCCCTTACTGGAAGTTCGCGTACACGGCTTCAAACGCCGCTATCTTGGAAGCAACGGCTGGTGATAGCAAAATCCACGTCATCGATTTCCAGATCGCGCAGGGGTCACAGTACATGTTCCTCATCCACGAGCTCGCGAAACGTCCCGGTGGCGCGCCGCTGCTGCGTGTCACGGGAGTGGATGATTCGCAGTCCAGGTATGCACGCGGGGGAGGGCTCGGTTTGGTAGGTGAGAAGCTAGCGAAGATGGCAGAGTCGTGCGGTGTGCCGTTTGAGTTTCGCGATGCGGTCATGTCCGGGTGCAAGGTCCACAGGGAGCACTTGGGTGTGGAGCCTGGGTTCGCAGTAGTTGTGAACTTCCCTTACGTGTTGCACCACATGCCTGACGAGAGCGTGAGCGTGGAGAATCACAGAGACAGGCTGCTACACCTGATCAAGAGCCTCGGGCCACCGAGGCTCGTGACGCTGGTGGAGCAGGAATCCAACACCAACACGTCGCCTTTCCTGTCGCGGTTCGCGGAGACGCTTGATTATTACACGGCGATGTTTGAGTCGATAGACGCGGCGAGGCCGAGGGATGATAAGCAGAGGATCAGCGCGGAGCAGCAGTGTGTGGCGAGGGACATAGTGAACATGATAGCGTGCGAGGAGAGGGAGAGAGTTGAGAGGCACGAGGTGCTTGGGAAGTGGAGGGTGAGGATGATGATGGCTGGGTTCGTGGGATGGCCTGTCAGCAGATCCGCGGCGTTTGCAGCGAGTGAGATGCTTAAAGGTTACGACAAGAACTACAAACTAGGAGGGAGTGAAGGAGCGCTGTATCTGTTCTGGAAGAGGAGACCAATGGCTACATGTTCCGCTTGGAAACCAAACCCAAATCAGATTGTGTAG